The genomic segment GCGCTCCGGTCAGCGCGCTGGCGACTGAGTAGCGCCGGCTCTCGTCCGGGCCGATCAGCACCACCGAGAGACCGTCCCCAGTCACAGCCACCGGCGCGTAACTCGTCGCCGGTGCCGGGGCTGGCTCCTGTCTCGTCATCTCGTAATCGCTGATCTTCAGACTCTGTAGCATTTCTTCTAAAAATGTCCTTTTCCGGCCCATACCCGCCGGAAATCCTTGCGTCGTGTGCTGCCGCTTCTCACGAGTCCGAAGACGGTGATCCTTCACCGGGCCCGAGTACTTCCGTTACGTAATGCGGTATTGCGGGGGGGTCGCGAAGCCTCCCAAGCCGGTCGAGAGGGTTTAATTCCTTCTAACTGGTGCCTATAAATATGCAATCCGCGTACCAAAGTTCCAACGCGGGAATCTGCCTAATTTTCTTGATCTTACAGTCCATTTTGGGACAAGTGTGTACGCCCGTTTACAGGTAGGCGCCTAAGCGGCACTCAATCGGACACAGATTCAATTCGCACGATAGTTACCTTTGAGATGATTACCGATGCGTAATTTCGTTGTGCTTGCTTCTTGGAGGGTGTTACTTTACCTCCACTGTTACATTTTGCAGTTGGAGCTTTCCGTGATCCGAGTCGGTTTGTACTCGCAGGATTTTGCCTTGCAACCTCTGTTATCTTCCGGACTGGGAAACGAGTTCCAGTTCTTCCTCGATTCCACTGAGTCGGGGATTCGGAGTCTTGTCGAAGATGAAGAATGTACCGTCGTCATCCTCGATCTCAACTCCCGGGAGGGGCCCCTCAAGGATCGAATCGAGTCTGCCCGGCGCCTCATTGCAGCCCAGATCACGCTGCTGGTCCTGGCCGACGACGCTGTCCGAGTTACCGCGAACGAGCTGGTAAGGAGCGGGGCGTACAGCTATTGCCGCCGTCCACCCTCCCTTCGCGACCTTCGCATCCTTCTCCGCCGCGCCCATGAGGCTGCCCTCCGCAAGCAGGAGTTCAGCTCCGCCCAGGCACGGCTCGAAGAAGCCGCCGCCAGCCGCAACCTAATGATCGGCGACAGCGAAGTCATGCAGCGGGTCAACCATCTCATCGACCGCGTGGGAAATATCGACGCTTCCGTGCTCATCAACGGTGAAAGCGGCACGGGCAAGGAACTGGTCGCGCGCGCGATTCACGAGCGCGGATCGCGGGCGCGCCGCCCGTTCGTTGCGGTAGCCTGCGGCGCCATCCCTGAAACCCTCATTGAGGCCGAACTGTTCGGGCATGAAAAAGGGGCTTTCACCGGAACGGCCGGCGCCCGCGAAGGCTTTCTCGAGCAGGCCGGTGACGGCACCCTCTTCCTCGACGAAATCGGCGAGCTCAGTCTCTATACGCAGGTGAAGCTGCTCCGCGTCCTTCAGCAGCGCGAGTTTAGCCGCCTGGGCAGCAACCGGCTAATTCCGCTTCGGGCGCGGCTTCTCTTCGCTACTCATCGCGACTTGGACGAGATGGTCGCACAAGGCCGGTTCCGGCAGGATCTCTACTACCGCATCAATGTAATGAAAATTGAGACCCCCGCCCTGCAGGAACACTCCGAAGACATCCCGCAGATCGCAATGCACTTCCTCAGCCACTACAGCCAGCTCTTCCAGAAAAGGATGACCGCCATCGAACCCGAGGCCCTCGCCCTTCTCCAGGACTACCACTGGCCAGGTAATGTGCGAGAGCTGGAAAACGTTATCCAGCGCGCCATAATCCTTACTCCCGGCACCACCCTTCGCGCCCAGGACCTGCCCCGCAATCTGCATGAAGAGGCCGTCACCAACGAAGAGGATTGCCTGGCCGGCGGATCCTTCGAGCGCCAGCTCCGTGACTACAAGATCCGCCTGGCGGAAAACGCCCTCCGCGAGAACAACGGCAATAAGACGATGGCGGCCCGCAGCCTCTGCATCTCGCGCGGCTACCTCCACCGCCTCATTCGCCTCGCCGAATCAGATGCGCTCATCTCCTCAGCAACCCTTGAAGGTGCGGAAATATAGTCCATTCCGCAAACAAAAGTGCTCCAAGTGGTCGACCCCCCACAGAGGCGTCATCCCGAGTGCAGCGAGGGATCTGCGGTTGCGTTGTTTTCTGAGACCCGTCGCAGACCACGATTTCTGCTACCCGAAAACGTCCCCGCGACCTCTCCAAATCGTTGTCAAGCCCCTCTCCTGTGGAAAACCGACCTAACCCCTTGAATCCACTAACTCCAAAATGTGGAAAACTAATTGCCGATTACTGTTCCAATTTGCTAGCCTAAATATAGGAGCAAAAACAGTGCCCGCCGGACCCCAATCCGGCGGGCATTTTCTTTTGCGCCAAATCTCTCGCACTTAAAGGAAACGCTCATGCCTGTAGCCGACGAAATTACCATCAACTCTGCCGTCCAACGCTGCGTCAACGCCTGGCGCGAAGCCCTCACCCGCAAGAACTGCAAAGACCCCGTCGATCCGGGCGTCTGGGAGCGCGACTACGCCGGCAAGGCATACCGCAAGGCACTCCCCTGGCTCTCCACCCCCGACAACGTCGACGCCTTCATCGCCTGCGTAGCCCAGGGCCTCGCCATCGGCGCCATCGACCCGTCCCACGCCACCAAACTGCTTTACGCCGCTCAGGTCGCCATCACCTCCCGCCGCGGCCGCCTCCAGGCCGACAAAGAAGCACGCGCCGAAACAGCCGACCGCGCGAAGAAGGAGGCCAGCACCCCCACCCCCTCCCCCCTAGGCAAGAGTGGCGGCGAAGCCGCAGTGGCCGCACCGCAGGTGCCCTCCTCCCCCCTCTCTCAAAGCCGGGTGCCCAAGGTCCCCGCAGTTGGGACCTGGGAAACCACAAATCCCACCCTGCCAACAGTGCAGCCGCAGGTACCCCCCACCCCCCTCCCTCCGCGCAAAGAGGACACCGATGCCGCGTTAGCCGCAGGCGGGCTTCGTATCAGGGCATGACTTCAGTCATGCCGCAAGCTGCTCATTTTAGGTAGCGTGGGCTTCAGCCCCCGTCTGACCTCCGACGGCCGAAAGGCTTCACCTGGGGCACCCCCCCCTAGGCACGGGTGGCTCCGCAGGTGCAGTCGGCCGCACCGCCGGTGCCTGACTTGCTGCTTTTGAGAGAGAGAGACGACCCCCACCCCCCGGGACAGGGAACTAAGCGCTAGCTCGCCAACTTGCCACGTCCGAACCAGGGTCCCCGCGGACCGGTCTTTGGTTCGTGGGGTGGAGAAGGTCGCCAACCCGCCAGGAAGGACCATAAACAGCCGTTCGCACTTGCCGCTTCACCCCACGCCCAAACGCACCACAGGAGATCCCTGCCTAAAATCCGATTCGCCTCTCGAGGCACGAATGGCGGCGAAGTGGCCGTACCACAGGTGTTGGCTGCTATTGCCCGTTCGCCATCCCCTGCGTCCCGAGCCACTTGGTCAGATTCGCCTGCTGCAGGCCGCGGAACTCAATGCATCCATTGATCCGCTCCACTGCGTGCTTCAGCGTCTGATCGGCCGATGCTACCTTATGCGCCGTGAAAAACTGCTCGACATCTTGGCGCGCGTCCGCCGAGCAGAACGTGGACGTTGAGCTCACCAGCGCCGCGCCCAGCTCCGGCGTCAGCAGCCCGCGGACCGCTTCCCAATGTTCCTTCACGTACTGCCACGCCCGATCGCGTGTCTCGGCGCTCTGCAGCGCAATAGCAAACTGGAACGCTGCATCCTGCTTCCGCACTTTATCCGTCAGCGCATAATCCATCGCCCTCTGTTCCAGCGCCGGTTCCTGGAACATCGCCAGCATCGCCAGCGACGCCTCCTGCATCTCGGGGTCGGTCGATGTCTCAAAAACGTGCTGCAGCTTGTCGAACAGGGCCGCATCTCCATGCTGAGCCGCAATCGCGGTAGCCGTCTGCGCCAGCGTTGCATCCTGCGACCCCGGATCGGCAATGTACTTCTCGGCAATCTCCTTCGCCTGCTGAATCACCTTCGGATCCTTGCCAAAACCGCCCAGCGTGCGCATCAACGTTGCCCGTAACTCGCGCTTGTTCGGTGAATCGCTCTCCGCCGGCGGCCCCAGCTTCGCATATTCGTCCGAGAAGGTATTCCGAATCCACGCACCCAGCCGCTCCTGCTCCTCCTTGGTCGCCGCCACGCGCGAGTAGATGCTTCCCACCCCGCTCAGCGCGTTCGCGATCACCTCGGCATTTCCGTCACTCTTCACTGCGCTCACCAGATTCAGGTAGTCGCCCACCGTGGCCTTGTCGGCACGCACCTGCGCCCACTCATCGCCGATCAAATTGATGCGCTCCGTCGGCTTCAGACCCGTCTCGACCTGCTTCACCAGGGCCGCGTACTTGTCCGCCGGATACGCGCTCCGATAGAAGCCGCGGCCACCCGCATTGGCGAAGAACAGCGAACCCGCCGGAACGCTTAGACTGGTCGACTCTGGCGTCATCACCTGGCAGTCTTGGCCATTAGCAGCTTTGAAGCAAACAGGGATCGTCCACTTCTGCGCCGCATCCGGCTTGATGCTCGGACTCAGAAAGAACCGCCGCTGCGATACCTCGACCTTCCCGCCCGTCGGATCACCAAACGTCAACAGCGGCGCTCCCGCTTGGGCCACAAAGCTGTCCATGATCTTGTCGATCGGTTTGTGGCTTGCCGCGGTCTGCGCTCCCCAGAAGTCCTCGGCCGTCGCGTTCGCGTACTCATGCGCGGCCAGGTAGTTGTGCACGCCCTTGCGGAACGTCTCGCGGCCCTCGTAGTTCTCAACCATGTTGAGCACCGCACCGGCTTTGCCGTACGAGATGCCGTCGAACATCTGCTCGATCTCTTCCCGCGTATCGGCCTTAGCGCGAATTGCCCGTGTCGTCGGTTGCGCATCCAGGTCCAACACTCCGTCCAGTCCCGCGGCTTCCGCCTGGTCGATGTTCCACTCGGGATGCATCGCCTCCACCGGCTTCATCTCCATCCACGTCGCGAAGCCTTCATTCAACCAGAGATTGTCCCACCAGGCCATCGTCACCAGGTCGCCGAACCACTGGTGCGCCATCTCGTGCGCAATCACTTGCGCCACTTCCTTCTTTGCACCCACGGATGCCGTCTTCTCATCGATCAGCAGCGCCGTCTCGCGATAGGTGATCGCCCCGAAGTTCTCCATCGCACCCGCTTCGAAATCCGGCAGCCCGATCAAATCGAGCTTCTTCAGCGGATAGGGAATTCCGAAGTAGTCGTTGTAGTAGTGCAGCACGTACTTCGCAACATCCACGCCATAATGCGTCAACTGCACCTTGTCCGGCGTTGCGCACACCCGGATCTTCACTCCATCCTGCTCGCCGCCCGTGCACTGGAAATCACCCACCAGGAACGCCACAAGATACGTCGACATCTTCGGCGTCGTGCCGAACTTCAGCGTGTGCTTGTCCGCGCCCGGCCCCGGCGTGTCGCTCTCAATCTCGCTGTTCGAGATCGCCGTATCGCCCTTATCGACGACCAGGGTCACATCGTAGGTCGCCTTCAGCGCCGGCTCATCAAAGCTCGGATACGCCCGCCGCGCGTCCGTCGACTCAAACTGCGTCACGGCATAATTGCGCTTGGCAGTCTTCGAGAGATAGAAGCCCCGCAGTTCGTTGTTCAGAATCCCCGTGTAATGAATCGACACCGATGCCTTGCCCGTTGCAATTTCCTGCGGCACCGTGAAGGTCGTCTGCTCCTTCTCCTTGTCCGTTGCAACCGTCGCCGTCTGCTCCTTGCCGCCGGCCTTCACCGTCACAGCCTGAAACTCGATCTCGGCCGAGTTGAGCGTGATGGTCTTCGTCGGCTGCTTCACCTCCACGTCGATCCGCTCCACGCCCGCGAACGTGGCAGCCTTCAAATCGGGAGTCAGCGTCAGCACGTAGTGTTCCGGCTTCACGTTCTGCGGAAGGCGTTCCGCGCTGCTTTCCGTTGCCGACACAGTGAACAGCAACGCAACAGCAGCCGCGCTCAGCGCATGCCAGAAGGGAGCAGAAATGTTTCGCATAAAACCTCGTGACGGAGTTGTGGAACTGCGCGTAGCCCGAGCCCGACTGCACCGGCTCTGTGTTCAGACACCGGACAAGCCTCTATTCTAGGCGGCGAAGCCTAATGCCTGATCCCTAATGCCTAATCCCTCGCCTACTCCGGATTCCCATCCCGCAGCCGCCGAATCCCCAATGGATTCGCATCCTGCAACTCGGCCGGAAGCAGAGCCTGCGGAAAGTTCTGGAAGCACACCGGCTTGGCAAACCGATAGATCGCCTGCGATCCCACTGACGTAAACCGCGGGTCAGAGGTAGATGGATAAGGCCCGCCATGCACCATCGCATGTGCCACCTCGACGCCCGTCGGGAAGCCGTTGACGATGAGCCGTCCCGCTTTCTGCTCCAGCACCTCAACCAGCTCACGATGCGCGATCAGGTCCTCCTCATCCCCCAGGATCGATGCTGTCAGGTGCCCGTCTAGCGAGCGCGCCGCCCGCACGTAGTCCTGCGTCGTGTCGCAATGCACAAGCAGGGTGTCCGGCCCGAAGATCTCGTCGGCGAGCTCCGGCTGCCCGATAAGCTTGTCCAGGCGCACGGTGAACAGCTTCGAATGAGCCGCGAACCCGGGCGCCTCCGCAACGGCCGCGGCGGCCGCCAGCGGAATCTGCCCGGCCCGCTCATTGGTCGCGCTGCCGTAAGCCTTAGCAATTCCCGCCGTAAGAAGCGTGAACGGCTGCGCCTTCTCGACCAGCGATTTGAGTTCCTCGAAGAATTGCTGTCCCTCCGCAGCCTCGGGTACCAGCACGATTCCGGGCTTGGTGCACATCTGGCCCGCGCCCAGCGTCACCGATCCAAACAGGTTCTTCGCCAGCTCCGCTGGCCCTTTGCGCAGTGCGCTGGGCAGCACAAACACCGGATTGCCGCTCGACATCTCCGTGAAGCAGGGAATCGGCGTCGGCCGTGCAGCCGCCAGGTCCATCAGCGCCCGCCCTGCCTTCAAGGAGCCAGTGAATGCGACAGCCTTGATAAGCGGGTGCTGCACCAGCGCCGATCCAATCTCAACGCCTGCATCGTAGACCATGGTGAACACGCCCCGATGCAGTCCCTCAGCCGCGACGGCTTCGCTGATGATCTCGGCCGCAATCTCACTTGTCCCCGGATGTGCCGGATGCGCCTTCACCACCACCGGGCATCCCGCCGCCAGAGCCGACGCCGTATCGCCGCCTGCCACCGAAAACGCCAGCGGAAAGTTGCTCGCTCCGAACACCGCCACCGGGCCCAGCGGCCTCAGCATCGACCGCAAATCCACCCGCGGAAGCGGCTGCCGCTCCGGCAGCGCAGGGTCAATCCGCGCCTGCACCCACGATCCTTCTTCGACCATCGACGCAAACAACCGCAATTGTCCCGCCGTCCGGGCGATTTCGCCCACTAGCCGCGGCGTGATCGGCAGAGCCGTCTCTAGATTCGCCCGCTCGGCCAGTTCCTGCTTCCGCGCGTCGAATCCGTCAGCGCAACGCCGCAGAAAGGCCGCCTTCCCTTTGCCCGAAGCCTTCGAGTAGCTCTCGAAGGCTTCCGCCGCCAGCCGCACCGCTTGATCCAGTTCAGCGACAGTCGCCGAGTGGTACACCGGTCCAACAGCTTCGCCGCTTGCAGGGTTCGCAGCCTGAAACGTGCGGCCGCCGGTCGCACCGCGCTTGTTGCCGAGGAAGGACAGTCCAGTTAGTTCCATCACATCTGCATTATCCCGCACTGCCCCGAGCAGGAGCGTGGGTTTGCCATCTCATGCTGCAATTCGATAGAACGGTGCGGACGGCTTTTCGGCCTTTTTTCGCGCATACAACCACAGGCCCGTCCCGGAGGCATCTTCTTGCAGAGCATCCCGACCGTTACCTCCCAGACCAACGGACAAACGAATCTCCACGCTCCGCTGGTTCCCCGTGGACGCATGTTGCCGTTTGTCCTGGTGACTGCGCTGTTCTTCCTATGGGCAATTCCCAACAACTTCAATGACATCCTGATCCGTCAGTTCATGAAGTCGTTCGAGATCAACCGCCTTGAAGCCGGCCTGGTGCAGTTCGCCTTCTATCTCGGATACTTTTTCCTCGCATATCCGGCAGGCGTGATCATGCGCCGCGCGGGATACAAAACAGGCATCGTGATCGGCCTATGCCTCTACGGTGCAGGCTGCATCCTGTTCTACCCCGCCGCGCACGTAGGCCAGTACTGGTTCTTCCTCACCGCGCTGTTCGTC from the Occallatibacter riparius genome contains:
- a CDS encoding sigma-54 interaction domain-containing protein — protein: MQPLLSSGLGNEFQFFLDSTESGIRSLVEDEECTVVILDLNSREGPLKDRIESARRLIAAQITLLVLADDAVRVTANELVRSGAYSYCRRPPSLRDLRILLRRAHEAALRKQEFSSAQARLEEAAASRNLMIGDSEVMQRVNHLIDRVGNIDASVLINGESGTGKELVARAIHERGSRARRPFVAVACGAIPETLIEAELFGHEKGAFTGTAGAREGFLEQAGDGTLFLDEIGELSLYTQVKLLRVLQQREFSRLGSNRLIPLRARLLFATHRDLDEMVAQGRFRQDLYYRINVMKIETPALQEHSEDIPQIAMHFLSHYSQLFQKRMTAIEPEALALLQDYHWPGNVRELENVIQRAIILTPGTTLRAQDLPRNLHEEAVTNEEDCLAGGSFERQLRDYKIRLAENALRENNGNKTMAARSLCISRGYLHRLIRLAESDALISSATLEGAEI
- a CDS encoding aldehyde dehydrogenase (NADP(+)), with amino-acid sequence MELTGLSFLGNKRGATGGRTFQAANPASGEAVGPVYHSATVAELDQAVRLAAEAFESYSKASGKGKAAFLRRCADGFDARKQELAERANLETALPITPRLVGEIARTAGQLRLFASMVEEGSWVQARIDPALPERQPLPRVDLRSMLRPLGPVAVFGASNFPLAFSVAGGDTASALAAGCPVVVKAHPAHPGTSEIAAEIISEAVAAEGLHRGVFTMVYDAGVEIGSALVQHPLIKAVAFTGSLKAGRALMDLAAARPTPIPCFTEMSSGNPVFVLPSALRKGPAELAKNLFGSVTLGAGQMCTKPGIVLVPEAAEGQQFFEELKSLVEKAQPFTLLTAGIAKAYGSATNERAGQIPLAAAAAVAEAPGFAAHSKLFTVRLDKLIGQPELADEIFGPDTLLVHCDTTQDYVRAARSLDGHLTASILGDEEDLIAHRELVEVLEQKAGRLIVNGFPTGVEVAHAMVHGGPYPSTSDPRFTSVGSQAIYRFAKPVCFQNFPQALLPAELQDANPLGIRRLRDGNPE
- a CDS encoding M1 family metallopeptidase, translating into MRNISAPFWHALSAAAVALLFTVSATESSAERLPQNVKPEHYVLTLTPDLKAATFAGVERIDVEVKQPTKTITLNSAEIEFQAVTVKAGGKEQTATVATDKEKEQTTFTVPQEIATGKASVSIHYTGILNNELRGFYLSKTAKRNYAVTQFESTDARRAYPSFDEPALKATYDVTLVVDKGDTAISNSEIESDTPGPGADKHTLKFGTTPKMSTYLVAFLVGDFQCTGGEQDGVKIRVCATPDKVQLTHYGVDVAKYVLHYYNDYFGIPYPLKKLDLIGLPDFEAGAMENFGAITYRETALLIDEKTASVGAKKEVAQVIAHEMAHQWFGDLVTMAWWDNLWLNEGFATWMEMKPVEAMHPEWNIDQAEAAGLDGVLDLDAQPTTRAIRAKADTREEIEQMFDGISYGKAGAVLNMVENYEGRETFRKGVHNYLAAHEYANATAEDFWGAQTAASHKPIDKIMDSFVAQAGAPLLTFGDPTGGKVEVSQRRFFLSPSIKPDAAQKWTIPVCFKAANGQDCQVMTPESTSLSVPAGSLFFANAGGRGFYRSAYPADKYAALVKQVETGLKPTERINLIGDEWAQVRADKATVGDYLNLVSAVKSDGNAEVIANALSGVGSIYSRVAATKEEQERLGAWIRNTFSDEYAKLGPPAESDSPNKRELRATLMRTLGGFGKDPKVIQQAKEIAEKYIADPGSQDATLAQTATAIAAQHGDAALFDKLQHVFETSTDPEMQEASLAMLAMFQEPALEQRAMDYALTDKVRKQDAAFQFAIALQSAETRDRAWQYVKEHWEAVRGLLTPELGAALVSSTSTFCSADARQDVEQFFTAHKVASADQTLKHAVERINGCIEFRGLQQANLTKWLGTQGMANGQ